A single window of Rhodococcus jostii RHA1 DNA harbors:
- a CDS encoding NAD-dependent succinate-semialdehyde dehydrogenase, with the protein MTDFERLRATLPTGLWIDGAQTDPIDGGTFPVYDPATGTLIADVADAGGKDAMRALDSAAAVQEEWAATAPRQRSIILRSAWEKVIERTDDLALLMTMEMGKALPESRGEVNYGAEFLRWFSEEAVRIQGRYTTSPSGSGRIMVTKVPVGPTLAVTPWNFPLAMGTRKIGPALAAGCTIIVKPAEDTPLTMLLLAEIFAEAGLPAGVLSVLPASNAAAVTEPLLADPRLRKVTFTGSTRVGKILIEQSAQQVLRTSMELGGNAPFVVFDDADIDAAVEGAMAAKMRNGGEACTAANRLIVANSVREEFTTKLTDRIAALTVGPGSEEGTNVGPLVNEKQRRNVASLVDDAVAAGARVRTGGKSVDGPGYFFQPTVLDEVPANARIVREEIFGPVAAITGFDTEAEGVAAANDTEYGLAAYIYTQNVDRAFRVADKLESGMVGVNRGVISDVAAPFGGVKQSGLGSEGGTEGIEEYLETKYVGFA; encoded by the coding sequence ATGACTGATTTCGAACGGCTCCGCGCCACCCTGCCCACCGGACTGTGGATCGACGGTGCCCAGACCGACCCGATCGACGGCGGCACGTTCCCGGTCTACGACCCGGCCACGGGCACTCTCATCGCCGACGTTGCGGATGCGGGTGGCAAGGATGCGATGCGCGCACTGGACTCCGCCGCGGCGGTCCAGGAGGAATGGGCGGCGACCGCGCCGCGGCAGCGGTCGATCATCCTGCGTTCGGCGTGGGAGAAGGTCATCGAGCGCACCGACGACCTCGCGCTGCTGATGACGATGGAGATGGGCAAGGCACTGCCGGAGAGCCGCGGCGAGGTGAACTACGGCGCCGAGTTCCTGCGCTGGTTCAGCGAGGAAGCCGTCCGCATCCAGGGCCGCTACACCACGTCCCCGTCGGGCAGCGGACGGATCATGGTCACCAAGGTTCCGGTCGGACCCACCCTGGCCGTCACGCCGTGGAACTTCCCCCTCGCGATGGGCACCCGCAAGATCGGCCCCGCGCTCGCCGCAGGCTGCACGATCATCGTCAAGCCCGCCGAGGACACCCCGCTCACCATGCTGCTGCTCGCCGAGATCTTCGCCGAGGCAGGCCTGCCCGCCGGTGTGCTGTCGGTGCTGCCCGCGTCGAACGCCGCCGCCGTCACCGAACCGCTGCTCGCAGATCCGCGGCTGCGGAAGGTGACGTTCACCGGATCCACCCGGGTCGGCAAGATCCTCATCGAGCAGTCCGCACAGCAGGTGCTGCGCACGTCGATGGAACTCGGCGGCAACGCCCCGTTCGTGGTGTTCGACGACGCCGACATCGACGCCGCGGTCGAGGGCGCGATGGCCGCGAAGATGCGCAACGGCGGCGAGGCCTGCACCGCCGCCAACCGACTGATCGTGGCCAACTCGGTGCGCGAGGAGTTCACCACCAAGCTCACCGACCGGATCGCCGCGCTCACCGTCGGACCGGGCAGCGAGGAAGGAACCAACGTCGGCCCCCTCGTCAACGAGAAGCAGCGCCGCAACGTGGCGTCCCTCGTCGACGACGCCGTCGCCGCGGGCGCCCGGGTCCGCACCGGCGGCAAGTCCGTCGACGGTCCCGGTTACTTCTTCCAGCCCACCGTCCTCGACGAGGTGCCCGCGAACGCGCGCATCGTCCGCGAGGAGATCTTCGGACCCGTCGCCGCGATCACCGGTTTCGACACCGAGGCCGAGGGCGTCGCCGCCGCGAACGACACCGAATACGGTCTCGCCGCGTACATCTACACGCAGAACGTCGACCGTGCGTTCCGCGTCGCCGACAAGCTCGAGAGCGGCATGGTCGGCGTCAACCGCGGAGTGATCTCCGACGTCGCCGCGCCGTTCGGTGGAGTCAAGCAGTCCGGCCTCGGCAGCGAAGGCGGCACCGAA